The following proteins are co-located in the Flectobacillus major DSM 103 genome:
- a CDS encoding TetR/AcrR family transcriptional regulator: MANNKDFDKKDAILAATLELISKHGFHSSPMSEVAKQANVAAGTIYHYFKSKDELICALYVSLKEKTTEQLLKNDDSSKNYRDRIRSFYLQSFHYFTKNSKEFYFLEQFTNSPFLQNIPKQDLQKLEQPIYDFLRKAVFTQAVRDIPPKIMISMVLGSVHSLIKLQLSGEFLLTSSDLELAFFACWDGIKKQG; encoded by the coding sequence ATGGCAAATAATAAAGACTTTGATAAGAAAGACGCAATCCTAGCCGCAACCCTTGAATTAATTTCTAAACACGGTTTTCATAGCTCACCGATGTCGGAAGTGGCCAAGCAAGCCAACGTTGCAGCGGGTACTATTTATCATTATTTCAAAAGCAAAGATGAGCTAATTTGTGCCCTTTATGTGAGTCTGAAAGAAAAAACAACCGAGCAGCTTCTCAAAAACGACGACAGCTCTAAGAATTACCGTGATAGAATAAGAAGTTTTTATCTACAAAGCTTCCATTATTTTACCAAAAACTCAAAAGAGTTTTATTTCTTAGAACAATTTACCAACTCTCCTTTTTTACAAAATATTCCCAAACAAGACCTTCAAAAACTTGAGCAGCCAATCTATGACTTTCTACGTAAAGCTGTATTTACGCAAGCTGTAAGGGATATTCCTCCCAAAATTATGATTTCGATGGTATTGGGAAGCGTACATTCGTTAATAAAACTTCAACTTTCTGGAGAATTTTTATTGACAAGCTCAGACCTTGAACTAGCGTTTTTTGCTTGTTGGGACGGTATCAAAAAACAAGGATAG